The Toxorhynchites rutilus septentrionalis strain SRP chromosome 3, ASM2978413v1, whole genome shotgun sequence genome includes a region encoding these proteins:
- the LOC129780117 gene encoding elongation factor 1-alpha 2 translates to MGKEKTHINIVVIGHVDSGKSTTTGHLIYKCGGIDKRTIEKFEKEAQEMGKGSFKYAWVLDKLKAERERGITIDIALWKFETAKYYVTIIDAPGHRDFIKNMITGTSQADCAVLIVAAGTGEFEAGISKNGQTREHALLAFTLGVKQLIVGVNKMDSTEPPYHEARYEEIKKEVSSYIKKIGYNPLSVAFVPISGWHGDNMLEPSDKMPWFKGWAVERKEGKAEGKTLIEALDNILPPSRPTDKPLRLPLQDVYKIGGIGTVPVGRVETGILKPGMVVVFAPVNITTEVKSVEMHHEALSEALPGDNVGFNVKNVSVKELRRGYVAGDSKASPPKGAADFTAQVIVLNHPGQIANGYTPVLDCHTAHIACKFAEIKEKCDRRSGKVTEENPKSIKSGDAAIVNLVPSKPLCVESFQEFPPLGRFAVRDMRQTVAVGVIKSVNFKEATGGKVTKAAEKAQKKK, encoded by the exons ATGGGTAAGGAGAAGACTCATATTAACATTGTGGTCATCGGACATGTTGATTCCGGCAAGTCCACCACCACTGGCCATCTGATCTACAAGTGCGGTGGTATTGATAAGCGTACCATCGAGAAGTTCGAGAAAGAGGCCCAGGAGATGGGCAAAGGTTCATTCAAGTACGCATGGGTATTGGATAAACTGAAGGCTGAACGTGAGCGTGGTATCACCATTGATATCGCATTGTGGAAGTTCGAAACCGCCAAGTACTATGTAACCATCATCGATGCCCCTGGACATCGTGATTTCATCAAGAACATGATTACCGGAACATCGCAAGCTGATTGCGCCGTGTTGATCGTTGCCGCTGGTACTGGCGAGTTCGAAGCTGGTATTTCGAAGAACGGCCAAACCCGTGAGCATGCTCTGCTAGCCTTCACGCTCGGTGTCAAGCAACTGATCGTTGGTGTAAACAAGATGGATTCTACTGAGCCACCGTACCATGAGGCTCGTTACGAGGAAATTAAGAAGGAAGTCTCTTCCTACATCAAGAAGATCGGTTATAACCCATTGTCGGTTGCCTTCGTACCTATTTCTGGTTGGCACGGCGATAACATGCTCGAACCATCGGATAAGATGCCATGGTTCAAGGGATGGGCCGTTGAGCGCAAGGAAGGCAAGGCTGAGGGCAAGACCCTCATCGAAGCCTTGGACAACATTCTGCCCCCGTCGCGTCCCACCGATAAGCCTCTCCGTTTGCCACTCCAGGATGTGTACAAAATTGGTGGTATCGGTACGGTTCCGGTGGGTCGTGTTGAGACCGGTATCCTGAAGCCAG GTATGGTGGTCGTGTTTGCCCCGGTCAACATCACCACTGAGGTCAAGTCAGTCGAGATGCATCATGAAGCGCTGTCGGAGGCTCTTCCCGGTGACAACGTTGGCTTCAACGTAAAGAACGTCTCCGTCAAGGAGTTGCGCCGTGGTTACGTTGCTGGCGACTCTAAGGCTAGCCCACCGAAGGGAGCGGCCGATTTCACCGCTCAG GTTATCGTCCTTAATCACCCGGGCCAGATCGCCAACGGGTACACCCCGGTACTCGATTGTCACACTGCTCACATCGCGTGCAAGTTCGCTGAGATCAAGGAAAAGTGTGACCGTCGCTCCGGCAAAGTCACCGAAGAGAATCCCAAGTCCATCAAATCTGGCGATGCCGCCATCGTCAATCTGGTGCCAAGCAAGCCGTTGTGCGTCGAGAGTTTCCAGGAGTTCCCACCGCTGGGACGTTTTGCTGTGCGCGACATGCGTCAAACCGTCGCCGTTGGCGTCATTAAATCGGTCAACTTTAAAGAGGCAACCGGTGGTAAAGTAACCAAAGCCGCCGAGAAGGCCCAGAAGAAGAAATAA